The Henckelia pumila isolate YLH828 chromosome 2, ASM3356847v2, whole genome shotgun sequence genome includes a window with the following:
- the LOC140879281 gene encoding uncharacterized protein: MVANTLFGIVHCDPAYEIKYVRESIKGKYGYDISYVKAWKSLKLAVEIVYGTWESSVSLIPRYMGALSKYNPGTIVEWKHLRQNEHSHKVLNFVFWAFKPCIDGFQHCRRIVNVDGTHLYTKYKHKLLIAVTLDSNKHVLPLAFALVDEETYESWHWFLGNVARLVTRGCRGVYLISDRQAGITSAVQDLRDFKPPHGVHRFCLRHVCSNFNNRFKNIHLKDLCWEAGAQHQIIKFNATMEAIKSKNVVAFNYLSNIPKEKWTFAHDGGWR; the protein is encoded by the coding sequence ATGGTGGCAAACACACTTTTTGGAATTGTGCATTGTGATCCTGCATATGAGATCAAATATGTTCGAGAGAGTATCAAAGGAAAATATGGGTATGATATATCGTATGTTAAGGCATGGAAGAGTTTGAAACTTGCAGTGGAGATCGTATATGGTACATGGGAAAGCTCTGTTTCATTGATTCCTAGATATATGGGTGCTTTGTCCAAGTATAATCCAGGAACTATTGTAGAGTGGAAGCACCTTCGCCAAAACGAGCATTCCCACAAAGTTTTGAACTTTGTATTTTGGGCCTTCAAGCCATGTATAGATGGATTCCAGCATTGTCGCAGAATAGTCAATGTTGATGGCACACATCTGTACACGAAATACAAGCACAAATTACTCATTGCCGTGACTTTGGATTCTAATAAACATGTGTTGCCTCTAGCGTTTGCGCTCGTCGATGAAGAAACTTACGAGTCTTGGCATTGGTTCCTAGGAAATGTTGCACGACTTGTGACACGAGGTTGTAGAGGAGTGTATCTTATATCTGATAGGCAAGCGGGTATAACAAGTGCGGTGCAAGATCTCCGTGACTTTAAACCTCCACATGGTGTTCATCGTTTTTGTTTGAGACACGTGTGTTCTAATTTCAATAATAGGTTCAAAAACATTCATCTGAAGGACTTATGTTGGGAAGCAGGGGCAcaacatcaaataatcaagttCAATGCCACGATGGaagcaatcaaatcaaaaaatgTAGTTGCTTTCAATTATTTGTCTAACATCCCCAAAGAGAAATGGACATTTGCTCATGATGGTGGATGGAGGTGA